Genomic segment of Arachis hypogaea cultivar Tifrunner chromosome 16, arahy.Tifrunner.gnm2.J5K5, whole genome shotgun sequence:
gcttaactgtgatggaggtggtgatctgtgacactcatcaccttcctcaaatcatgaacgtgtgcctaacaaccacctccgttctatatacgattgaatgagtatctcttagattccttaatcagaatctccgtggtataagctagaactgatggcggcattcatgagaatccggaaagtctaaaccttgtctgtggtattccgagtaggattcaaggattgaatgactgcgacgagcttcaaactcctgaaggctgggcgttagtgacagacgcaaaaggatagtaaatcctattccaactggatcgagaaccaaccggtgattagccgtgctgtgacagagcgcgtgagcgtagttttcactggaaggatggaaggtagccattgacaacggtgatccaccaacacacagcttgccataggaggacgtgcgtgcgtgaacaagatgacagaggaaagcagagattcagaagacaaagcatctccaaaactccaacatattctccattactgcataacaagtaacctttaatccatgctctattgtttatttgcaattcaactgataaacataattgacctcctaactaagatttataagataaccatagattgcttcaaaccaataatctccgtgggattcgacccttactcacgtgaggtattacttggacgacccagtgcacttgctggtcagtggtacgagttgtgaaaagtgtgattcacaattcgtacACCAACTGTAGAGTTTTAAAAGAGAGGGCTTCCGTATGCACATATCCTTTTATTCATGAGTAACGATTTCAAGCCACAAACACCAGATTAactagataaacatataacaacTGAGATTCTTGATGAAAATAAAAGGTCAAATCTACATGGAGCTATTCAAAATTACATGGTACATGGTCCATGTGGTCCGTACAACAAGAATTCACCTTGCATGAAGAATGGATCCTGTTTAAAGTTCTATCCTAAAGAGTTTTAGATAGCGAACACTCATTGATGAGGATGGATATCCCAAATATAGGCATACTGATAACGGTCGAACAGTGAAGAAAAGGGAATGTGTACTAGACAATAAGTTCATTGTTCTGTATAATCCAAAATTGTTGCTCATGTTCGGGTGCCGCATAAATGTGGAATACACATCCCAAACAAGTTCTATTAAGTATCTGTTTAAGTTTGTACACAAGGGTAATGATCGCGTAACAACTACTCTATACAATGCTGGTGATCCATCAGAAGCTACACAAGTTATTGATGAAATTAGGAATTACTACGATTGTAGGTACATTTCGGAATGTGAGGCAGTCTGGCATCTATTTGGATAcgaaatccaagagaaagaaccATTTGTGATTAGACTTCCATTCCATTTGGAGGATGAGCAAACTGTGGTTTATGGTGAAACTTCTAATGTGAATGATATCGTCGAAAGAGCAATATCTCATAAGTCCAAGTTTTTGGGATGGATGGCGGCGAACATGTCATATCCCTATAGTCGAAGTCTGACTTATGCTGAGTTTCCAATCAAGTTTGTTTGGAAGGATGATGCTTCAAAGTGGTTTCCTCGAAAGAAAGGCTTCGCAATCGGAAGGTTGACTCATGTACCTGCAGGTAATGACgagtttatatttaattttgattttatttatttaatgatttaaatttaaaatcttaacagCCTGTACCCCACGTCCATTTTATTCGATTTTTCTACACTAGAAAATAAATGTTCAAATAACTTTCAGCAGTTATAATCTGTAGATtatacaatttttaatttttctatattttttaggaAAATTATTTTTATGCGGATATGTAGctacataataattaaaatagcaTAGCTTAATCCATTTAACAACTTAAAAGTGGGATTTTAACCAAGTTTTTTTGCAGCAAATATCGAAGAATATTACCAATGACTTCTCTTGAATTCTCAAAGAGGATGTATGAGTTTTCAAGATATAAGAACAATAGGAGGAACAATTTATGCTACGTATAGAGATGCATGCTTCGCCCTTGGACTCTTGCAAGATGACAAAGAATTCATTGATGCAATTTTAAGGAAACAAGCTCATGGGCCTCAGGATCATATGTTAGGAGGTTATTTGTCATTCTATTAACATCCAACAATATCTCAAGACCAGAATATGTCTGGGATAGATGTTGGCATAAACTCTTAGATGATATTTTGTATCGACAGAGAGCCGTGATGAACATGAGGGGTGAGTTTTTATTAATTGCAATGATAAAAGTTCTTCCTTATTgatcatttttagtttgattgaatttttacAGTATTGTATAATATGCAGAATTAAAAATGTCAGATGATGAGATTAAGCAGTTGTGCTTAATGGATATAGACAAGATCTTACATTCATATGGTAAAACCTTGAAAGACTATCCtcctatacctttatcaactaaAGTTGATAGTTCTTTGTTAATCGAAAGGGTTATTAAGGAAAAGCTAAACTTTAACAGGAATGATTTAAAGAAAAATGCCTCAGACATGTTATCCGTCGCAACACCTGAGCAGGAATATGCATTCGATAAAATTGTTACAGCTGTGTATTGTGATGAAGGGGGTTTTTTCTTTGTGTATGGTCATGGGGGTACTGGAAAAACATTTCTCTGAAACCTTATGTCTGCTGAGATTCGCTGAAGGGGTGATATAGTGTTAAACATTGCTTCGAGTGGTATTGCATCTTTACTTCTTCCCAATGGAAGAACGGCACACTTAAGGTTCAAAATACCGCTAAATATAACTGAGGATTCTATATGTAACATCAAACCTGGTTCCCCTCAAGCAATGTTGCTGTTGAAAGCCAAACTTATAATTTGGGATGAGGCTCTAATGGTTAGTAGGTACTGCTATAAAGCGCTTGATAAATGCTTGGGTGATATCATGAGGTGTTCTCCAACATATAGCAAATATTTGCCctttggaggaaaagtggttgTACTAGGTAGAGACTTTAGACAAATTCTTCCTATCATTCCACGAGGATCGAGACAAGATATCATTCATTCAACAGTGAATTCGTCTTACCTTTGGAAGTTTTGTCAGGTGCTCAAACTAATAAAAAACATGAGACTCTCTGTAGGGACGACTGCTTCAGATCAAGATGAGACAGAGCAATTTGGTGAGTGGTTATTGAAAGTTGGTGATGGTCTAATAGGTGACAATATGGATGGTGAATCTGAGATATGTCTTCCAGGAGATATTATTATTCCTTCTTCGGACCAGGCATTTGATGAGCTGgttcatttttcttatccaaatattttggaAAACATGTCCTCAAAGTATTTTTCAAAACAAGAACTATATTGGCTCCCACGCTAGACGTCGTTGAAGAGGTCAACAACCATCTGATGGCTATCATTCCTGGAGGGGAAAAATTATATCTTAGTTCGGATTCCATTTGTATGGATAAAGGGAATATGGAGAGTCAACTAGATCTCTATGGTCCTGAATTACTGAATAGCATAAATTGCTCTGGCTTGCCTTcatataaattaatattcaaGGTTGGTGTTCCGGTGATATTACTGAGGAATATTGACCAATCCAGTGGTCTTTGTAATGGTACAAGGCTACAAGTTAGGAAGCTTAGAAATCATGTCATAGAATGTGAAGTCTTAATGGGTAACAATGTTGGTCATATTGCTTTGATTCTAAGAATGAATATGGTACCAACAAATGAAATCGTCCCAGTTAGATTCCAACGAAGACAGTTTCCCATAATAGTATCATTTGCCATGACAATTAATAAGTCTCAGGGACAAACTTTATCTCATATTGGATTGTACTTGCACAAACCAGTTTTTACACATGGCCAACTATATGTGGCactttcaagagttaagagtaagagagattTAAAAGTTTTACTTATGAATCACGTAGGAATGTCTGCAAATTCAACCATCAATGTTGTTTATAGAGAAGTCTTTGAAAAAATAGCAttctaatgtaaatattttaattttattttaaattctgtatcagtgtataattattttaccttaaaaaatataaattaattattactcactttttttaagttaaactttcattttcataataattattttgtatttttgttttaaatattgaagcatataattttttttacttttataaattttttcgtgCTCACATACACTAGTTTTTGTGTAAAAACtagtttttaattgtaaaaaccatttttttggtataaaaaccaattttttttgtgaaaaaccATATTTTGGtgtaaaaaccaatttttctatataaaaatcgattattttttaaaaaccagtttttattttaataatcggTTAAAAACTGGTTTCAAATTTTACTAACTGGTTAATAACTAGTTTTATCATGTACAACCAATTTGGTTATTTAATCAAGActatatttttggttaaccaaaaaactggtttggtttttggattaaccaaaccATGGACACCCCTAATTCTAGCACTTATCGGATgtgaatttttcttcttttttccgtATAGATTTCTTAATTGACTTGTCCAAATCTGCTCAAAGCCACTTACTCTTGGGCCGTCTTTTGGTTGTAACACTTGAGGACCCCTGCATGTCATGTACAATAACACCACGTGTGCTTTGTGTGGGCATGCTATTCTAAATCGCAGTGACAGTAGTGGGACGTATGATAGCACAGTAATCAGTCAGCTTGGATTTTGCATTCCAAAGAGCTGAACGCAATATGGCTGCTTCCTCATCACAAGTAACGAACTCCTAAGCAACGTTATAGAACTCTGAACACAAACACCTGAACAGGTTGTGGCTGACCGAGCCACATCATGGCTACTCCTAATGTAGGTGTGCTTGCGCATGACATTCTTACTCCATCGAGGAAGAACATAGCAGCTCGGTACTCTGTCAACTTTGTAGTATGAAAACACATCAAGGGTGTGGCAACACAATATACCGGTGGATTCAAACATGTTGCACTCGCACCAAACCTCGTG
This window contains:
- the LOC140180164 gene encoding uncharacterized protein — translated: MAIIPGGEKLYLSSDSICMDKGNMESQLDLYGPELLNSINCSGLPSYKLIFKVGVPVILLRNIDQSSGLCNGTRLQVRKLRNHVIECEVLMGNNVGHIALILRMNMVPTNEIVPVRFQRRQFPIIVSFAMTINKSQGQTLSHIGLYLHKPVFTHGQLYVALSRVKSKRDLKVLLMNHVGMSANSTINVVYREVFEKIAF